A window of the Helianthus annuus cultivar XRQ/B chromosome 4, HanXRQr2.0-SUNRISE, whole genome shotgun sequence genome harbors these coding sequences:
- the LOC118491734 gene encoding 5'-3' exoribonuclease 2-like, with protein MKPLPDFYDTRSRLCMAESRKINQVHQSAQSAGTVLHTAAEPPHHDKSDSREQRSESSDRGRGRGRGRGRGRGRHNSSGGRGRGGSGYSGQSSGGGGYPHTLGNHNSSGFFPWPYYTPWVGPNAPQSPHNLPWASIPPSPYPTKPTNSAAGILGPRPNQAFAAMPTDINQAMYAMSLNDPSWAMDTGATGSQDSEPYPTMQ; from the exons ATGAAGCCTCTTCCTGATTTCTATGATACCCGCTCGAGGTTATGTATGGCCGAATCCCGCAAAATAAATCAGGTTCATCAATCGGCCCAATCGGCAGGCACCGTTCTTCACACCGCGGCTGAGCCGCCACATCATGACAAGTCCGATTCTCGGGAGCAGCGTAGTGAATCTTCAGACAGGGGCCGCGGTCGCGGACGTGGCCGCGGTCGTGGAAGAGGGCGACACAACAGTAGCGGCGGTCGAGGTAGGGGAGGTTCAGGTTACTCCGGTCAATCATCTGGTGGCGGCGGTTATCCGCATACCCTTGGGAATCATAACAGTAGCGGCTTCTTCCCTTGGCCCTACTACACCCCTTGGGTCGGCCCAAATGCTCCTCAGTCACCACATAATCTTCCTTGGGCTTCTATCCCACCTTCTCCCTACCCAACTAAACCAACTAATTCGGCTGCGGGCATTCTAGGACCTCGTCCAAATCAGGCTTTTGCTGCCATGCCCACTGATATCAACCAGGCTATGTACGCGATGTCGCTAAACGACCCCTCTTGGGCCATGGATACAGGTGCCACAG GATCTCAAGACTCGGAACCCTATCCTACGATGCAATAG